One genomic segment of Myxococcales bacterium includes these proteins:
- a CDS encoding rod shape-determining protein MreC translates to MRRPENLNAMDRLLLRVTAPIEFWTASLARGVSNLAADYFYLVDVKGENARLAYENARLRETVHRLEGREAENGELRRLLQLKETTPGETASALVVGTNFTEFFRVSRVVLDRGARDVRARMPVVVPDGVVGTVLRVNGNAVDVQLSTDAAFGIDVEDVRTRARGFVRGTGDPKRYACRVEMVDARDEVEVGDLLVTSGKGKWFPRGLPVARVTKVIKRELGRDQEVEAVPTVNFSRIDAVLILLTPPLDDVAVDPLPKPKGGR, encoded by the coding sequence GACCGGCTGCTGCTCCGAGTCACGGCCCCCATCGAGTTCTGGACCGCGAGCCTCGCGCGCGGCGTCTCCAACCTCGCGGCCGACTATTTCTACCTCGTCGACGTCAAGGGCGAGAACGCCCGGCTCGCCTACGAGAACGCGCGCCTGCGCGAGACTGTGCATCGCCTCGAGGGCCGCGAAGCGGAGAACGGCGAGCTCCGCCGCCTCTTGCAGCTCAAGGAGACCACCCCCGGCGAGACCGCGAGCGCGCTCGTCGTGGGCACCAACTTCACCGAGTTCTTCCGTGTCAGTCGCGTGGTGCTCGACCGCGGCGCGCGCGACGTGCGCGCGCGCATGCCCGTCGTCGTCCCCGACGGCGTCGTCGGCACCGTGCTCCGGGTGAACGGCAACGCCGTGGATGTCCAGCTCTCGACGGACGCGGCCTTCGGCATCGACGTCGAAGACGTACGGACTCGTGCGCGCGGCTTCGTGCGGGGAACGGGCGATCCGAAGCGTTACGCGTGCCGCGTCGAGATGGTCGACGCGCGCGACGAAGTCGAAGTGGGCGATCTGTTGGTTACGAGCGGCAAGGGCAAGTGGTTTCCCCGAGGCCTACCGGTGGCGCGCGTGACGAAGGTCATCAAGCGCGAGCTGGGGCGCGACCAAGAGGTCGAAGCCGTGCCGACGGTGAACTTCTCTCGCATCGACGCCGTGCTCATCCTCTTGACACCGCCGCTCGACGACGTGGCCGTTGACCCGCTACCGAAGCCCAAGGGAGGCCGGTGA
- a CDS encoding biopolymer transporter ExbD produces the protein MNKEPERLSAAQRSKVRRLSQQKELAPDEEGGELNIVPFLDIIMNVLMFVLATVSVTFTATIDTNPPRAGGTGARAPTTPTLGLTILVVPDGFSLKARGGNVAAGCNDAGPGLAVGKATVDGKVDYDFASLTKCVKKLKNLSPDFKDEVSVTISANPNIPYQVVISTIDAVRKDDESGEELFPDVNFGLAR, from the coding sequence ATGAACAAGGAGCCTGAACGCCTTAGCGCCGCGCAGCGGAGCAAGGTGCGGCGACTGTCGCAGCAGAAGGAGCTCGCCCCCGACGAAGAGGGCGGCGAGCTCAACATCGTTCCGTTCCTCGACATCATCATGAACGTGCTGATGTTCGTGCTCGCGACAGTGAGCGTCACCTTCACGGCGACCATCGACACCAACCCGCCGCGGGCCGGTGGCACGGGGGCCCGCGCTCCGACGACGCCGACCTTGGGTCTAACGATCCTCGTCGTCCCCGACGGCTTCAGCTTGAAAGCGCGCGGCGGCAACGTCGCGGCCGGCTGCAACGACGCGGGCCCCGGCCTCGCCGTGGGCAAGGCCACCGTCGATGGCAAGGTCGACTACGATTTCGCGTCGCTGACCAAGTGCGTGAAGAAGCTCAAGAACCTCTCGCCTGACTTCAAGGACGAGGTCTCTGTGACCATCAGCGCGAACCCGAACATCCCCTATCAGGTCGTGATCAGCACCATCGACGCCGTTCGCAAGGACGACGAGTCGGGTGAGGAGCTCTTCCCCGACGTGAACTTCGGATTGGCAAGGTGA
- a CDS encoding biopolymer transporter ExbD: protein MQPQGAGGVGAPPTGGDGGGFTPPPPQKPASMATYKRLLRKEIRRNAHPHEVNFLNITAMLDMMTIILVFLLKSMSQTSASIPQSPDLTIPKSILTKEASQEGVPVLISKSQIVVDNQPILPVPADATHGVEGKYKRGGPNDLYIVPLATTLQSWRDRDKTIRAATGKDPSFSEAIIIADKDTPYRLLVEVLFTLGQTEFSKFHLMVMQGSKGK from the coding sequence ATGCAACCTCAAGGTGCCGGTGGAGTTGGCGCACCGCCGACGGGCGGAGACGGAGGCGGTTTTACGCCGCCGCCGCCGCAGAAGCCGGCCAGCATGGCCACCTACAAGCGCCTGCTCCGCAAAGAGATCCGCCGCAACGCGCACCCGCACGAGGTCAACTTCCTCAACATCACGGCCATGCTCGACATGATGACGATCATTCTCGTCTTCTTGCTCAAGAGCATGAGCCAGACTTCGGCGTCGATTCCCCAGTCGCCGGACCTCACGATTCCGAAGAGCATCCTCACCAAGGAAGCCTCGCAAGAGGGAGTGCCGGTGCTGATCTCGAAGTCGCAGATCGTCGTGGACAACCAGCCGATCCTGCCGGTCCCTGCCGATGCGACGCACGGCGTTGAAGGCAAATACAAGCGCGGCGGTCCCAACGACCTCTACATCGTTCCCTTGGCCACGACGCTGCAGTCCTGGCGCGACCGCGACAAGACCATTCGCGCGGCCACGGGCAAAGATCCGAGCTTCAGCGAGGCGATCATCATCGCCGACAAAGACACGCCGTACCGTCTGCTCGTCGAGGTGCTCTTCACGCTCGGTCAGACCGAGTTCTCGAAGTTTCACCTGATGGTCATGCAGGGCTCGAAGGGCAAGTAG
- the mrdA gene encoding penicillin-binding protein 2: MSMLVPRSDASEFRRRYRVLVSLVLVAFLAVVARLFLLQIVTGADYAEIARENILRRVTLPTTRGVIRDARGLVLASSRISYNVFVVPGRVMPSSRPGKARAEAAPEVWPRVAETLRLNPDERGRFEERMRQACTTDEDRSPCWRPLLVREDLDRDLVAQLRERQPEFVGVEVVGNPVRFYPFRHLGGHTLGYVAEIDAEGLAKVRPPGYEKLSAEERQKVNPLSYEASDLVGATGVEHAWESYLRGQRGWERRVVDARGRYRTGAEADRVLIGQARQEPLPGRDLRLTLDMELMQGIEKAMRPHPAGAIVVTDARTGRVLASYSKPDFDPDDLSGGSGKARVRETFARLQNDPLRPLLDRAVSGAFQPGSTFKPFSALAGLEDNLLGPEETERCDGYLSFGRRIFRCAHVHGKVNLKDALAESCNVYFFKLAEIVGMDRIAKAATEFGLGQKTGIGVNPEAPGRIPTRSWYALRYRGQFRIGFTLNSSIGQGATTVTPMQLTLAYAGLANGGTLYLPQIVRAVETSDGSVVQDFPPRVRSKVGLKAEHLTRIQEALAAVVADPKGTAYPMKDATLDVAGKTGTAQTGNARPDADDPKRAYFLTRDHAWFAAYYPTRAPEIAVTVLVEHGGSGPTTAVPIAMQVIREYARLAAQRAGRPMPPRQGTKGDPR; the protein is encoded by the coding sequence ATGAGCATGCTCGTCCCGCGCTCCGACGCGTCGGAGTTCCGACGGCGCTACCGAGTCCTTGTGAGCCTCGTCTTGGTGGCGTTCCTCGCGGTCGTCGCGCGGCTCTTCCTCCTGCAAATCGTGACCGGCGCCGACTACGCGGAGATTGCTCGCGAGAACATCTTGCGACGCGTCACGCTCCCCACGACGCGCGGGGTCATTCGCGACGCGCGGGGCCTGGTCTTGGCCTCGAGCCGCATCTCGTACAACGTGTTCGTGGTCCCGGGCCGCGTGATGCCGAGCTCGCGACCCGGCAAGGCTCGCGCCGAAGCGGCCCCGGAGGTCTGGCCGCGTGTCGCGGAGACGCTTCGGCTCAACCCCGACGAGCGAGGTCGCTTTGAAGAGCGAATGCGCCAAGCTTGCACGACCGACGAAGATCGCTCGCCCTGCTGGCGACCGCTCTTGGTGCGCGAGGATCTCGACCGCGATCTGGTAGCGCAGCTCCGCGAGCGCCAGCCGGAGTTCGTGGGCGTCGAGGTCGTCGGCAACCCGGTACGGTTCTACCCGTTCCGCCACTTGGGAGGGCACACGCTCGGCTACGTCGCGGAGATCGACGCCGAGGGCCTCGCGAAGGTCCGACCCCCGGGCTACGAGAAGCTGAGCGCGGAGGAGCGGCAGAAGGTCAACCCGCTCTCCTACGAGGCTTCGGACCTCGTGGGCGCCACCGGCGTCGAGCACGCTTGGGAGAGCTACCTCCGAGGCCAACGCGGCTGGGAGCGACGCGTCGTTGATGCGCGCGGTCGCTACCGCACGGGCGCCGAGGCCGATCGCGTCCTCATCGGACAGGCGCGGCAAGAGCCCCTGCCGGGACGCGACCTCCGGCTTACGCTCGACATGGAGCTCATGCAAGGCATCGAGAAGGCGATGCGACCTCACCCCGCCGGCGCCATCGTCGTCACCGACGCGCGAACCGGTCGCGTCCTCGCGAGCTACTCGAAGCCTGACTTCGATCCCGACGACCTGTCCGGCGGCAGCGGCAAGGCGCGCGTTCGCGAGACCTTCGCGCGGCTGCAGAACGACCCGCTCAGGCCGCTCCTCGATCGGGCCGTCAGCGGCGCGTTCCAACCGGGTTCGACGTTCAAGCCCTTCTCGGCGCTCGCGGGCCTCGAAGACAACCTCCTCGGACCCGAGGAGACGGAGCGCTGCGACGGCTACCTGTCTTTCGGTCGACGCATCTTCCGCTGCGCACACGTGCACGGGAAGGTGAACCTGAAAGACGCGCTCGCCGAGTCCTGCAACGTCTACTTCTTCAAGCTCGCCGAGATCGTCGGCATGGATCGCATCGCCAAGGCGGCCACCGAGTTTGGCCTTGGGCAGAAGACCGGCATCGGCGTGAACCCCGAAGCGCCGGGTCGCATCCCGACGCGCTCCTGGTACGCGCTTCGGTACCGAGGCCAGTTCCGCATCGGCTTCACGTTGAACTCCTCCATCGGGCAAGGAGCCACCACGGTCACGCCGATGCAGTTGACGCTCGCCTACGCGGGGCTCGCCAACGGCGGAACGCTGTACCTTCCGCAGATCGTGCGCGCCGTCGAGACGAGCGACGGCAGCGTGGTGCAAGACTTCCCGCCGCGCGTGCGGAGCAAGGTCGGCCTCAAGGCCGAGCACCTGACGCGCATTCAAGAGGCGCTTGCGGCCGTCGTCGCCGACCCGAAGGGCACCGCTTACCCGATGAAGGACGCGACCCTCGACGTCGCGGGCAAGACCGGAACGGCGCAAACGGGCAACGCGCGTCCCGACGCCGACGATCCGAAGCGCGCGTATTTTCTGACGCGCGACCACGCTTGGTTTGCCGCGTATTACCCGACGCGCGCCCCGGAGATCGCCGTCACCGTGCTGGTGGAGCACGGCGGCTCCGGCCCGACGACGGCCGTCCCCATCGCGATGCAGGTGATCCGCGAATACGCGCGCCTCGCCGCGCAGCGCGCAGGACGACCGATGCCCCCGCGGCAAGGCACGAAGGGCGACCCTCGATGA
- the mreD gene encoding rod shape-determining protein MreD translates to MRNSAFLVAGLFLLLIQANSFRVLGSLEIPGLVPSLVLPIIVFMGVHDYSLARGASVSFVLGYVTDLVAIAPVGLYTFAHVAVFLLARAASVRLSAQTVLMQAAFATVFAGIHSGMILVLLAIFGRDAWVPRMLYPLVIPHVLATGLMAPLVFRIAMRIHASTQTTIRPAGGVVP, encoded by the coding sequence ATGCGAAACTCAGCGTTCCTCGTGGCGGGACTCTTTTTGCTCCTGATTCAGGCCAACTCGTTTCGCGTCCTCGGCTCGCTCGAGATCCCCGGGCTCGTGCCGTCGCTGGTCCTCCCGATCATCGTCTTCATGGGCGTGCACGACTACTCGCTCGCGCGTGGCGCGTCGGTCTCGTTCGTCTTGGGCTACGTCACCGACCTCGTCGCCATAGCGCCGGTGGGCCTCTACACCTTCGCGCACGTGGCGGTGTTCCTCCTGGCGCGCGCCGCGTCGGTGCGACTCTCGGCGCAGACGGTGCTCATGCAAGCGGCCTTCGCGACCGTGTTTGCCGGAATCCACTCGGGCATGATCCTGGTGCTCCTGGCCATCTTCGGTCGCGACGCGTGGGTCCCTCGCATGCTCTACCCGCTGGTCATCCCCCATGTCCTCGCCACGGGGCTCATGGCGCCGCTCGTGTTTCGAATTGCCATGCGGATCCACGCGAGCACGCAGACCACCATTCGTCCTGCGGGCGGCGTCGTTCCATGA
- the rodA gene encoding rod shape-determining protein RodA, producing MNFALGSRGRTVHGARDNFDWPLFLVAAMLAVIGVINLYSATSAARAALSEVYVQQVYWLVTGGILATVIAAVDYRLYERFAYPLYALGVVLLLLVLVLGRDIRGSSRWIYIGSFSFQPSEFMKLFLIIALAKYLHDDPRAEGRTLGDLVVPAALALLPVGLVMRQPDLGTALILGLVFATICVLAGVRLASVLKLGVASAIALPVAWNYVLKDYQKQRLISFLNPEANILGANWHAHHARIAIGSGQVVGQGFMRGTQNQFQFLPDQHSDFPFAVFAEDWGFLGCLALVGLYTFLVLWAIRIGSLAKDRFGAVVAVGVGAMIFWHAFFNLGMVTGLLPVVGVTLPLFSYGGSSVLTILMGIGLLMNVSIRRFQGGTRVF from the coding sequence ATGAACTTTGCGCTCGGCAGCCGTGGCCGCACCGTTCATGGCGCACGCGACAACTTCGACTGGCCGCTGTTCCTCGTGGCGGCGATGCTCGCCGTCATCGGGGTCATCAACCTGTATTCGGCCACGAGCGCGGCGCGCGCGGCGCTCTCCGAGGTCTACGTTCAACAGGTCTATTGGCTGGTCACGGGCGGAATCCTCGCGACGGTCATCGCGGCCGTCGACTACCGCCTCTACGAGCGCTTCGCCTATCCGCTCTACGCGCTCGGCGTGGTGCTCCTGCTCTTGGTTCTCGTCTTGGGTCGCGACATTCGGGGCAGCTCTCGCTGGATCTACATCGGCTCGTTCAGCTTTCAGCCGAGCGAGTTCATGAAGCTCTTTCTGATCATCGCGCTCGCCAAGTACCTCCACGACGATCCGCGGGCCGAAGGCCGCACCTTGGGCGATCTCGTCGTGCCGGCGGCCCTCGCACTCTTGCCGGTAGGCCTGGTGATGCGGCAGCCGGACCTCGGCACGGCGCTGATCCTCGGGCTCGTGTTCGCGACGATCTGTGTCTTGGCCGGTGTGCGCCTCGCGAGCGTCCTCAAGCTCGGCGTCGCCTCGGCCATCGCGCTCCCCGTCGCCTGGAACTACGTCCTCAAGGACTACCAGAAGCAGCGCCTCATCTCGTTCCTGAACCCCGAGGCGAACATCCTCGGCGCCAACTGGCACGCCCATCACGCTCGCATCGCCATCGGCAGCGGGCAGGTCGTCGGCCAAGGGTTCATGCGCGGCACGCAGAACCAGTTCCAGTTCCTGCCAGACCAGCACAGCGACTTTCCCTTCGCTGTGTTTGCCGAGGACTGGGGCTTTTTGGGCTGCCTCGCGCTCGTGGGCCTCTACACGTTCCTCGTGCTCTGGGCGATTCGGATCGGGAGCCTCGCCAAAGATCGCTTCGGTGCGGTGGTGGCCGTGGGCGTCGGGGCGATGATCTTCTGGCACGCGTTCTTCAACCTCGGCATGGTCACAGGCCTCCTGCCGGTGGTCGGCGTGACGCTCCCGCTCTTCTCGTATGGAGGCTCGAGCGTCCTGACGATCCTGATGGGCATCGGCCTCCTCATGAACGTCTCGATTCGCCGCTTCCAGGGCGGAACACGCGTCTTCTGA